A single region of the Pectinophora gossypiella chromosome 2, ilPecGoss1.1, whole genome shotgun sequence genome encodes:
- the LOC126371642 gene encoding protein Mpv17, with protein sequence MSLVTMQRFAIFRAYQRVLSRRPYLVQAIQTGALMGAGDLISQTIIEKKSFKQIEWQRSARFSCIGLFIIGPTLRVWYGVLNKHIGHTGKTVAVKKVFLDQVVFAPMVLCSLLCIVGASQGKNWDSIKQDLNTNYIDILKANYMLWPWVQLLNFYYIPLHYQVLFVQCVALFWNTYLAWKTNKICEKK encoded by the exons ATGTCATTGGTTACAATGCAGAGGTTTGCAATTTTCAGAGCATACCAAAGGGTGCTTTCACGACGCCCTTACTTAGTCCAAGCTATTCAGACTGGTGCACTTATGGGCGCAGGAGACCTAATCTCTCAAactataatagaaaaaaaatcttttaaacaaATAGAATGGCAAAGAAGTGCGAGGTTTTCGTGTATCGGACTGTTTATTATC GGACCAACTTTACGTGTTTGGTATGGAGTACTTAATAAACATATAGGACACACAGGCAAAACTGTTGCAGTCAAAAAAGTGTTTTTAGATCAAGTTGTATTTGCGCCTATGGTGTTATGCTCACTACTCTGCATAGTGGGTGCTTCCCAGGGCAAAAACTGGGATTCTATTAAACAAGATTTGAATACAAATTATATAGATATCTTAAAAGCAAACTACATGCTTTGGCCGTGGGTGCAGCTACTAAACTTCTATTATATACCACTTCATTATCAAGTTCTGTTTGTACAATGTGTAGCATTATTCTGGAACACATATCTGGCATGGAAGACTAACAAGATCTGTGAAAAGAAATAG